The proteins below come from a single Panicum hallii strain FIL2 chromosome 7, PHallii_v3.1, whole genome shotgun sequence genomic window:
- the LOC112901231 gene encoding uncharacterized protein LOC112901231 — translation MGSNGREHRCGVPRPPPLSLFRGWEEEEVVKASRRTPSPLVQPTTTAAAASNTNNKRLTKQLSMKETTREVKWEKRRRQIQRQRSTKGLHETDDMACPADGEASSPERVAKRLTDGDLDELKGSMDLGFRFDEEKGGQDLCDTLPALDLYFAINRQLSEPKMRWSTSSVPSLAATKSSPNLCGTPTPGSPTAQSNPMDSWKICSPGDNPQLVKTRLRHWAQLVACSVKHSS, via the exons ATGGGCAGCAATGGCCGAGAGCACAGGTGCGGCGTCCCACGCCCGCCACCATTATCACTTTTCAGGGgctgggaggaagaagaggtcgTCAAGGCCAGCAGGCGCACGCCATCGCCGCTGGTGCAGCCGACAACGACCGCGGCCGCGGCCAGCAACACCAACAATAAGAGACTGACCAAGCAGCTATCCATGAAGGAGACCACCCGGGAGGTCAAGTgggagaagcggcggcggcagataCAACGCCAAAGGAGCACCAAGGGCCTGCACGAAACCGACGACATGGCCTGTCCTGCCGACGGCGAGGCGAGTTCGCCGGAGCGTGTGGCCAAGCGTCTGACGGACGGGGACCTCGATGAGCTGAAGGGATCCATGGATCTTGGCTTCAGGTTCGACGAGGAGAAAGGCGGCCAGGACCTCTGCGACACTCTCCCCGCCCTTGATCTCTACTTCGCCATCAACCGGCAGCTCTCCGAGCCCAAGATGCGGTGGTCTACCAGCTCGGTGCCATCTCTAGCGGCGACCAAGTCGTCACCCAACCTGTGCGGCACGCCAACCCCGGGTAGCCCTACCGCGCAATCTAACCCCATGGACTCGTGGAAGATTTGCAGTCCAG GTGACAACCCTCAGCTCGTGAAGACAAGGCTTAGGCACTGGGCTCAATTAGTGGCTTGTTCAGTTAAGCACTCCAGCTGA
- the LOC112901256 gene encoding E3 ubiquitin-protein ligase RHA2A-like yields the protein MSDLLSYISKMLCIKARSEATQAGEDGGCPVDECRVCLSRIRIGEATRRLPCRHVFHRVCVDRWLVSCKRTCPLCRVYVADENRHPVSAKHTGREAIADDLVIWFSTVLVPGF from the coding sequence ATGAGCGACCTCCTCTCCTACATTTCCAAGATGTTGTGCATCAAGGCAAGGTCCGAGGCGACGCAGGCCGGCGAGGACGGCGGCTGTCCAGTGGACGAGTGCCGCGTCTGCCTGTCGAGGATCCGCATCGGCGAGGCCACTCGGCGGCTGCCATGCCGGCACGTTTTCCACCGGGTTTGCGTCGACCGCTGGCTAGTGTCCTGCAAGCGAACCTGTCCACTCTGCCGGGTGTACGTGGCCGACGAGAACAGGCATCCGGTGTCGGCTAAGCACACCGGCCGTGAAGCAATCGCCGACGACCTGGTGATCTGGTTCTCCACCGTGCTCGTCCCCGGTTTCTGA